A stretch of Carya illinoinensis cultivar Pawnee chromosome 14, C.illinoinensisPawnee_v1, whole genome shotgun sequence DNA encodes these proteins:
- the LOC122294360 gene encoding trans-cinnamate 4-monooxygenase: MDLLLLEKTLLALFLAAVVAITISKLRGKRFKLPPGPIPVPVFGNWLQVGDDLNHRNLTDMAKKFGDIFLLRMGQRNLVVVSSPDLAREVLHTQGVEFGSRTRNVVFDIFTGKGQDMVFTVYGEHWRKMRRIMTVPFFTNKVVQQHRFGWEDEAASVVEELKKTPEASTTGIVIRRRLQLMMYNNMYRIMFHRRFESVDDPLFVKLRALNGERSRLAQSFEYNYGDFIPILRPFLRGYLKICKEVKERRLQLFKDYFINERKNLSSTKATDNEGLKCAMDHILDAEKKGEINEDNVLYIVENINVAAIETTLWSIEWGLAELVNHPRVQKKLQQELDKVLGPGVQVTEPDIQNLPYLQAVVKEVLRLRMAIPLLVPHMNLNDAKLGGYDIPAESKILVNAWWLANNPAHWKNPEEFRPERFLEEESKVEANGNDFRFLPFGVGRRSCPGIILALPILGITLGRMVQNFELSPPPGQSKLDTTEKGGQFSLHILKHSTIVAKPRSS, encoded by the exons ATGGATCTCCTCCTCTTGGAGAAGACCCTGTTAGCCCTGTTTCTAGCCGCTGTTGTGGCTATAACCATTTCTAAACTCCGTGGGAAGCGTTTTAAGCTGCCTCCGGGTCCCATACCGGTGCCGGTTTTCGGAAACTGGCTCCAAGTCGGCGATGACTTGAACCACAGGAACCTCACCGACATGGCCAAGAAATTCGGTGACATATTCTTGCTCCGGATGGGCCAGCGTAACCTCGTGGTGGTGTCGTCGCCGGACCTGGCCAGAGAGGTCCTGCACACACAGGGGGTGGAGTTCGGGTCCAGGACCCGGAACGTGGTGTTCGACATATTCACCGGGAAGGGCCAGGACATGGTGTTCACGGTTTACGGCGAGCATTGGAGGAAGATGCGGCGGATCATGACCGTCCCTTTCTTCACCAACAAGGTGGTCCAGCAGCACAGGTTCGGGTGGGAAGACGAGGCGGCGAGCGTGGTGGAGGAGTTGAAGAAGACTCCAGAAGCTTCGACGACTGGGATCGTCATTAGGAGGCGGTTGCAGCTGATGATGTACAACAACATGTACAGGATCATGTTCCACAGACGGTTCGAGAGCGTGGACGACCCTTTGTTCGTGAAACTCAGGGCTTTGAACGGAGAGAGGAGTAGATTGGCCCAGAGCTTTGAATACAACTATGGCGACTTCATTCCCATTTTGAGACCCTTCTTGAGAGGCTACCTCAAGATCTGCAAGGAAGTCAAGGAGAGGAGGTTGCAGCTTTTCAAGGATTATTTCATTAATGAGAGGAA GAATCTGTCGAGCACAAAGGCTACGGACAACGAAGGATTGAAATGTGCGATGGACCATATTCTGGATGCTGAGAAGAAAGGGGAAATCAATGAAGACAACGTACTTTACATTGTTGAGAACATTAACGTTGCTG CTATTGAAACAACACTATGGTCTATTGAGTGGGGGCTTGCAGAACTTGTGAACCATCCTAGAGTCCAAAAGAAGCTTCAGCAAGAGCTTGATAAGGTGCTTGGACCTGGTGTGCAGGTCACGGAGCCTGACATCCAGAATCTCCCTTACCTTCAGGCTGTGGTCAAAGAGGTTCTCAGGCTCAGGATGGCAATCCCTCTTCTTGTTCCACACATGAACCTCAATGATGCAAAGCTCGGTGGTTATGATATCCCTGCAGAAAGCAAAATCTTGGTGAATGCATGGTGGCTCGCCAACAACCCAGCCCATTGGAAAAACCCAGAAGAGTTTCGCCCAGAGAGGTTCTTGGAAGAGGAGTCCAAGGTTGAGGCCAATGGAAATGACTTTAGGTTCCTACCTTTTGGTGTTGGAAGGAGGAGTTGCCCAGGAATTATTCTTGCGTTGCCAATTCTTGGAATCACTTTGGGGCGTATGGTACAGAATTTTGAGCTGTCACCTCCTCCAGGACAGTCCAAGCTTGATACCACAGAGAAGGGTGGGCAATTCAGTTTGCACATTTTGAAACACTCCACCATTGTTGCAAAGCCAAGATCATCTTAA